The proteins below come from a single Garra rufa chromosome 25, GarRuf1.0, whole genome shotgun sequence genomic window:
- the incenp gene encoding inner centromere protein isoform X3, whose amino-acid sequence MSSLPETTRSLMEVFNGKLQDFTNEIDSVHMVWLEEIQQEAYRMFSSDFSTEPELMPKTPSQKKTNRRKRVSMELNESRSKRRFSKGKRSNLRRSSVQMTLNSISELVTPHLPNDSSESLIEEPARRTRRNKATAPAETEPVKRSTRNKGGAKAKEIEVVEENIQEAIEIQDSGSNQDQILVSEAVVKIPSSERLSADSMLNTAVSPSRSANKIPIATSGLQTTPQGSSRTSVRRSLVVRRSLVGLRHSMTQEAVRRASRRSFLKKKARLGNSTCSSSVSEDICMDIETEEMENKIEQVDPPQMVTEPATETKPEPEVVQTKEPKPEKTEENKPEVEEQLPEEIVESPSTTESCRFTRSMARTSGTVTDGLKSKGDGRATRSGSKRHAAQEISTPKKKPSPPKKCLTSIAPHMRSFVHTVQKNQMLMMTPGSLGRTNIMKSFIKSASKTEVKERERQKWDALNKKIEQENERKKKLEEDRRKKQEEMKRKRDERLKRVVEARVKGEKEKEQEKKKKIEEKMAQLEKKNDMLRVERLAEEKAKRKVATKRQEELELRKKQEEAARQKKLQQVEEEERRHQELLAKRKAEEEREKARKLAEATRALELKKEQEREKEKEREREREKEKERERERERERQAAAEKERLEKEKAIALQKELERAAREKERKEMEEKRKMEEQRRAEEEREAQRKLAAASAPAPPTVTAQVSSAKPQAANMLNATITKGSALNKTVDIEASLLKTPVGKGAAHNKTIDHGAGLNVTVDIEQSPQSYQITPKGQKVTVLVNPEDYGMDQNSDDSTDDESAPRKPIPSWAEGMQLQQTIMKHYYNPLDLNSYFGEPEPPKLEAIFKRTKARFFKRTSSAVWHSPPRLGNLGH is encoded by the exons ATGAGTTCCTTGCCGGAGACCACGCGCTCCCTCATGGAAGTTTTTAATGGGAAGCTCCAGGATTTTACCAATGAAATTGACAGTGTCCACATGGTGTGGCTGGAGGAGATCCAGCAGGAAGCTTATCGCATGTTTTCCAG TGACTTCAGCACCGAGCCAGAACTCATGCCAAAGACTCCATCACAGAAAAAGACTAACCGCAGGAAGCGGGTGTCAATGGAGCTTAATGAGTCTCGCAGCAAAAGACG TTTCTCCAAGGGGAAACGCAGCAACCTGCGTCGTTCCTCGGTCCAGATGACCCTAAACAGCATCTCTGAACTCGTTACGCCACACCTGCCAAACGACAGCTCCGAGAGCCTGATAGAGGAACCTGCTCGCCGCACGCGTCGCAACAAAGCCACCGCTCCTGCTGAAACCGAACCTGTCAAGCGCAGCACCCGTAACAAAGGTGGCGCCAAAGCCAAGGAAATAGAAGTGGTGGAGGAGAACATTCAAGAAGCCATTGAGATTCAGGATTCAGGCTCCAATCAGGATCAGATTCTGGTGTCTGAAGCTGTGGTGAAGATTCCCTCCTCGGAGCGCTTGAGTGCGGATTCGATGCTGAACACTGCTGTGTCTCCGAGCCGATCCGCTAATAAAATCCCCATTGCTACATCTGGGTTGCAGACAACACCTCAGGGCTCTTCTCGGACGTCGGTTCGGCGCTCACTGGTGGTGCGCCGTTCTCTGGTGGGCCTCAGGCATAGCATGACCCAGGAAGCTGTTCGCAGGGCGTCCCGACGCTCTTTCCTGAAGAAGAAAGCCAGGCTGGGAAACTCGACCTGCAGCAGCTCAGTCAGTG AGGACATTTGTATGGACATTGAAACTGAGGAAATGGAGAACAAAATAGAACA GGTTGATCCACCGCAAATGGTGACTGAACCAGCTACTGAAACCAAACCTGAACCAGAAGTCGTCCAAACTAAG GAACCGAAACCCGAGAAGACTGAAGAAAACAAACCTGAGGTAGAAGAGCAACTTCCAGAAGAGATTGTTGAATCTCCAAGCACCACTGAGAGCTGTCGCTTCACTCGATCCATGGCTCGTACCTCAGGAACAG TAACAGATGGGTTAAAATCCAAAGGAGATGGCCG GGCTACACGTTCAGGCTCAAAGCGTCATGCAGCTCAAGAAATCAGCACACCCAAAAAGAAACCATCGCCTCCAAAGAAGTGCCTCACG AGTATTGCTCCACACATGCGTTCATTCGTGCACACTGTTCAGAAGAACCAGATGCTCATGATGACTCCTGGGTCTCTGGGCCGCACCAACATCATGAAGTCCTTCATTAAATCTGCTTCCAAAACTGAGGTCAAG GAGCGAGAACGGCAGAAGTGGGACGCCTTGAACAAGAAAATAGAACAAGAGAATGAACGAAAGAAAAAGTTGGAGGAGGATAGGCGAAAGAAACAGGAAGAAATGAAGAG GAAGCGCGACGAGCGTTTGAAGCGGGTTGTTGAGGCTCGAGTGAAAGGCGAAAAGGAGAAGGAGcaggaaaagaaaaagaagatCGAAGAAAAGATGGCACAGCTGGAAAAGAAAAATGACATg CTGCGTGTTGAGCGGTTGGCTGAGGAGAAAGCCAAGAGGAAGGTGGCCACTAAAAGACAGGAAGAGCTGGAACTGCGCAAGAAACAGGAAGAGGCAGCCAGACAAAAGAAACTTCAGCAAGTT GAGGAAGAGGAGCGGCGACACCAGGAGCTGCTGGCCAAACGTAAGGCTGAAGAGGAGCGAGAGAAGGCCCGCAAACTGGCTGAGGCCACGCGTGCTCTGGAGCTGAAGAAGGAACAAGAGCGGGAGAAAGAGAAGGAGCGCGAACGAGAGAGGGAAAAAGAGAAGGAGCGGGAGAGAGAGCGGGAACGAGAAAGACAGGCTGCAGCTGAGAA AGAAAGACTAGAGAAAGAGAAGGCTATCGCTCTTCAGAAGGAACTGGAGAGGGCagccagagagaaagagaggaaggAAATGGAGGAGAAGAGGAAGATG GAAGAGCAGAGAAGGGCTGAAGAGGAGAGGGAAGCCCAACGGAAACTTGCAGCAGCCTCTGCCCCAGCGCCTCCTACAGTTACAGCACAG GTCTCTTCTGCAAAACCACAAGCAGCTAATATGCTCAACGCCACTATAACCAAGGGTTCTGCTCTAAACAAGACTGTAGATATTGAG GCCTCTCTTCTGAAAACTCCAGTTGGGAAAGGAGCTGCTCACAATAAGACCATAGATCACGGAGCTGGACTCAACGTGACCGTGGACATTGAG CAATCTCCACAGTCATACCAGATCACCCCTAAGGGCCAAAAAGTGACTGTTTTGGTGAATCCTGAAGACTATGGCATGGACCAGAACAGCGATGACTCAACAGATGATGAATCTGCGCCCAGAAAACCCATCCCGTCCTGGGCTGAGG GTATGCAGTTGCAGCAGACAATAATGAAGCACTATTATAATCCACTGGATTTGAATTCGTATTTCGGAGAACCTGAACCGCCCAAACTGGAGGCGATCTTTAAGCGGACCAAAGCTCGCTTCTTCAAGCGCACTAGCTCTGCTGTCTGGCATTCTCCACCACGTCTAGGAAATCTGGGCCATTAA
- the incenp gene encoding inner centromere protein isoform X1: MSSLPETTRSLMEVFNGKLQDFTNEIDSVHMVWLEEIQQEAYRMFSSDFSTEPELMPKTPSQKKTNRRKRVSMELNESRSKRRFSKGKRSNLRRSSVQMTLNSISELVTPHLPNDSSESLIEEPARRTRRNKATAPAETEPVKRSTRNKGGAKAKEIEVVEENIQEAIEIQDSGSNQDQILVSEAVVKIPSSERLSADSMLNTAVSPSRSANKIPIATSGLQTTPQGSSRTSVRRSLVVRRSLVGLRHSMTQEAVRRASRRSFLKKKARLGNSTCSSSVSEDICMDIETEEMENKIEQVDPPQMVTEPATETKPEPEVVQTKEPKPEKTEENKPEVEEQLPEEIVESPSTTESCRFTRSMARTSGTVTDGLKSKGDGRATRSGSKRHAAQEISTPKKKPSPPKKCLTSIAPHMRSFVHTVQKNQMLMMTPGSLGRTNIMKSFIKSASKTEVKLGSGSVERERQKWDALNKKIEQENERKKKLEEDRRKKQEEMKRKRDERLKRVVEARVKGEKEKEQEKKKKIEEKMAQLEKKNDMLRVERLAEEKAKRKVATKRQEELELRKKQEEAARQKKLQQVEEEERRHQELLAKRKAEEEREKARKLAEATRALELKKEQEREKEKEREREREKEKERERERERERQAAAEKERLEKEKAIALQKELERAAREKERKEMEEKRKMEEQRRAEEEREAQRKLAAASAPAPPTVTAQVSSAKPQAANMLNATITKGSALNKTVDIEASLLKTPVGKGAAHNKTIDHGAGLNVTVDIEQSPQSYQITPKGQKVTVLVNPEDYGMDQNSDDSTDDESAPRKPIPSWAEGMQLQQTIMKHYYNPLDLNSYFGEPEPPKLEAIFKRTKARFFKRTSSAVWHSPPRLGNLGH, encoded by the exons ATGAGTTCCTTGCCGGAGACCACGCGCTCCCTCATGGAAGTTTTTAATGGGAAGCTCCAGGATTTTACCAATGAAATTGACAGTGTCCACATGGTGTGGCTGGAGGAGATCCAGCAGGAAGCTTATCGCATGTTTTCCAG TGACTTCAGCACCGAGCCAGAACTCATGCCAAAGACTCCATCACAGAAAAAGACTAACCGCAGGAAGCGGGTGTCAATGGAGCTTAATGAGTCTCGCAGCAAAAGACG TTTCTCCAAGGGGAAACGCAGCAACCTGCGTCGTTCCTCGGTCCAGATGACCCTAAACAGCATCTCTGAACTCGTTACGCCACACCTGCCAAACGACAGCTCCGAGAGCCTGATAGAGGAACCTGCTCGCCGCACGCGTCGCAACAAAGCCACCGCTCCTGCTGAAACCGAACCTGTCAAGCGCAGCACCCGTAACAAAGGTGGCGCCAAAGCCAAGGAAATAGAAGTGGTGGAGGAGAACATTCAAGAAGCCATTGAGATTCAGGATTCAGGCTCCAATCAGGATCAGATTCTGGTGTCTGAAGCTGTGGTGAAGATTCCCTCCTCGGAGCGCTTGAGTGCGGATTCGATGCTGAACACTGCTGTGTCTCCGAGCCGATCCGCTAATAAAATCCCCATTGCTACATCTGGGTTGCAGACAACACCTCAGGGCTCTTCTCGGACGTCGGTTCGGCGCTCACTGGTGGTGCGCCGTTCTCTGGTGGGCCTCAGGCATAGCATGACCCAGGAAGCTGTTCGCAGGGCGTCCCGACGCTCTTTCCTGAAGAAGAAAGCCAGGCTGGGAAACTCGACCTGCAGCAGCTCAGTCAGTG AGGACATTTGTATGGACATTGAAACTGAGGAAATGGAGAACAAAATAGAACA GGTTGATCCACCGCAAATGGTGACTGAACCAGCTACTGAAACCAAACCTGAACCAGAAGTCGTCCAAACTAAG GAACCGAAACCCGAGAAGACTGAAGAAAACAAACCTGAGGTAGAAGAGCAACTTCCAGAAGAGATTGTTGAATCTCCAAGCACCACTGAGAGCTGTCGCTTCACTCGATCCATGGCTCGTACCTCAGGAACAG TAACAGATGGGTTAAAATCCAAAGGAGATGGCCG GGCTACACGTTCAGGCTCAAAGCGTCATGCAGCTCAAGAAATCAGCACACCCAAAAAGAAACCATCGCCTCCAAAGAAGTGCCTCACG AGTATTGCTCCACACATGCGTTCATTCGTGCACACTGTTCAGAAGAACCAGATGCTCATGATGACTCCTGGGTCTCTGGGCCGCACCAACATCATGAAGTCCTTCATTAAATCTGCTTCCAAAACTGAGGTCAAG TTGGGCTCTGGTTCTGTG GAGCGAGAACGGCAGAAGTGGGACGCCTTGAACAAGAAAATAGAACAAGAGAATGAACGAAAGAAAAAGTTGGAGGAGGATAGGCGAAAGAAACAGGAAGAAATGAAGAG GAAGCGCGACGAGCGTTTGAAGCGGGTTGTTGAGGCTCGAGTGAAAGGCGAAAAGGAGAAGGAGcaggaaaagaaaaagaagatCGAAGAAAAGATGGCACAGCTGGAAAAGAAAAATGACATg CTGCGTGTTGAGCGGTTGGCTGAGGAGAAAGCCAAGAGGAAGGTGGCCACTAAAAGACAGGAAGAGCTGGAACTGCGCAAGAAACAGGAAGAGGCAGCCAGACAAAAGAAACTTCAGCAAGTT GAGGAAGAGGAGCGGCGACACCAGGAGCTGCTGGCCAAACGTAAGGCTGAAGAGGAGCGAGAGAAGGCCCGCAAACTGGCTGAGGCCACGCGTGCTCTGGAGCTGAAGAAGGAACAAGAGCGGGAGAAAGAGAAGGAGCGCGAACGAGAGAGGGAAAAAGAGAAGGAGCGGGAGAGAGAGCGGGAACGAGAAAGACAGGCTGCAGCTGAGAA AGAAAGACTAGAGAAAGAGAAGGCTATCGCTCTTCAGAAGGAACTGGAGAGGGCagccagagagaaagagaggaaggAAATGGAGGAGAAGAGGAAGATG GAAGAGCAGAGAAGGGCTGAAGAGGAGAGGGAAGCCCAACGGAAACTTGCAGCAGCCTCTGCCCCAGCGCCTCCTACAGTTACAGCACAG GTCTCTTCTGCAAAACCACAAGCAGCTAATATGCTCAACGCCACTATAACCAAGGGTTCTGCTCTAAACAAGACTGTAGATATTGAG GCCTCTCTTCTGAAAACTCCAGTTGGGAAAGGAGCTGCTCACAATAAGACCATAGATCACGGAGCTGGACTCAACGTGACCGTGGACATTGAG CAATCTCCACAGTCATACCAGATCACCCCTAAGGGCCAAAAAGTGACTGTTTTGGTGAATCCTGAAGACTATGGCATGGACCAGAACAGCGATGACTCAACAGATGATGAATCTGCGCCCAGAAAACCCATCCCGTCCTGGGCTGAGG GTATGCAGTTGCAGCAGACAATAATGAAGCACTATTATAATCCACTGGATTTGAATTCGTATTTCGGAGAACCTGAACCGCCCAAACTGGAGGCGATCTTTAAGCGGACCAAAGCTCGCTTCTTCAAGCGCACTAGCTCTGCTGTCTGGCATTCTCCACCACGTCTAGGAAATCTGGGCCATTAA
- the incenp gene encoding inner centromere protein isoform X2 — protein MSSLPETTRSLMEVFNGKLQDFTNEIDSVHMVWLEEIQQEAYRMFSSDFSTEPELMPKTPSQKKTNRRKRVSMELNESRSKRRFSKGKRSNLRRSSVQMTLNSISELVTPHLPNDSSESLIEEPARRTRRNKATAPAETEPVKRSTRNKGGAKAKEIEVVEENIQEAIEIQDSGSNQDQILVSEAVVKIPSSERLSADSMLNTAVSPSRSANKIPIATSGLQTTPQGSSRTSVRRSLVVRRSLVGLRHSMTQEAVRRASRRSFLKKKARLGNSTCSSSVSEDICMDIETEEMENKIEQVDPPQMVTEPATETKPEPEVVQTKEPKPEKTEENKPEVEEQLPEEIVESPSTTESCRFTRSMARTSGTDGLKSKGDGRATRSGSKRHAAQEISTPKKKPSPPKKCLTSIAPHMRSFVHTVQKNQMLMMTPGSLGRTNIMKSFIKSASKTEVKLGSGSVERERQKWDALNKKIEQENERKKKLEEDRRKKQEEMKRKRDERLKRVVEARVKGEKEKEQEKKKKIEEKMAQLEKKNDMLRVERLAEEKAKRKVATKRQEELELRKKQEEAARQKKLQQVEEEERRHQELLAKRKAEEEREKARKLAEATRALELKKEQEREKEKEREREREKEKERERERERERQAAAEKERLEKEKAIALQKELERAAREKERKEMEEKRKMEEQRRAEEEREAQRKLAAASAPAPPTVTAQVSSAKPQAANMLNATITKGSALNKTVDIEASLLKTPVGKGAAHNKTIDHGAGLNVTVDIEQSPQSYQITPKGQKVTVLVNPEDYGMDQNSDDSTDDESAPRKPIPSWAEGMQLQQTIMKHYYNPLDLNSYFGEPEPPKLEAIFKRTKARFFKRTSSAVWHSPPRLGNLGH, from the exons ATGAGTTCCTTGCCGGAGACCACGCGCTCCCTCATGGAAGTTTTTAATGGGAAGCTCCAGGATTTTACCAATGAAATTGACAGTGTCCACATGGTGTGGCTGGAGGAGATCCAGCAGGAAGCTTATCGCATGTTTTCCAG TGACTTCAGCACCGAGCCAGAACTCATGCCAAAGACTCCATCACAGAAAAAGACTAACCGCAGGAAGCGGGTGTCAATGGAGCTTAATGAGTCTCGCAGCAAAAGACG TTTCTCCAAGGGGAAACGCAGCAACCTGCGTCGTTCCTCGGTCCAGATGACCCTAAACAGCATCTCTGAACTCGTTACGCCACACCTGCCAAACGACAGCTCCGAGAGCCTGATAGAGGAACCTGCTCGCCGCACGCGTCGCAACAAAGCCACCGCTCCTGCTGAAACCGAACCTGTCAAGCGCAGCACCCGTAACAAAGGTGGCGCCAAAGCCAAGGAAATAGAAGTGGTGGAGGAGAACATTCAAGAAGCCATTGAGATTCAGGATTCAGGCTCCAATCAGGATCAGATTCTGGTGTCTGAAGCTGTGGTGAAGATTCCCTCCTCGGAGCGCTTGAGTGCGGATTCGATGCTGAACACTGCTGTGTCTCCGAGCCGATCCGCTAATAAAATCCCCATTGCTACATCTGGGTTGCAGACAACACCTCAGGGCTCTTCTCGGACGTCGGTTCGGCGCTCACTGGTGGTGCGCCGTTCTCTGGTGGGCCTCAGGCATAGCATGACCCAGGAAGCTGTTCGCAGGGCGTCCCGACGCTCTTTCCTGAAGAAGAAAGCCAGGCTGGGAAACTCGACCTGCAGCAGCTCAGTCAGTG AGGACATTTGTATGGACATTGAAACTGAGGAAATGGAGAACAAAATAGAACA GGTTGATCCACCGCAAATGGTGACTGAACCAGCTACTGAAACCAAACCTGAACCAGAAGTCGTCCAAACTAAG GAACCGAAACCCGAGAAGACTGAAGAAAACAAACCTGAGGTAGAAGAGCAACTTCCAGAAGAGATTGTTGAATCTCCAAGCACCACTGAGAGCTGTCGCTTCACTCGATCCATGGCTCGTACCTCAGGAACAG ATGGGTTAAAATCCAAAGGAGATGGCCG GGCTACACGTTCAGGCTCAAAGCGTCATGCAGCTCAAGAAATCAGCACACCCAAAAAGAAACCATCGCCTCCAAAGAAGTGCCTCACG AGTATTGCTCCACACATGCGTTCATTCGTGCACACTGTTCAGAAGAACCAGATGCTCATGATGACTCCTGGGTCTCTGGGCCGCACCAACATCATGAAGTCCTTCATTAAATCTGCTTCCAAAACTGAGGTCAAG TTGGGCTCTGGTTCTGTG GAGCGAGAACGGCAGAAGTGGGACGCCTTGAACAAGAAAATAGAACAAGAGAATGAACGAAAGAAAAAGTTGGAGGAGGATAGGCGAAAGAAACAGGAAGAAATGAAGAG GAAGCGCGACGAGCGTTTGAAGCGGGTTGTTGAGGCTCGAGTGAAAGGCGAAAAGGAGAAGGAGcaggaaaagaaaaagaagatCGAAGAAAAGATGGCACAGCTGGAAAAGAAAAATGACATg CTGCGTGTTGAGCGGTTGGCTGAGGAGAAAGCCAAGAGGAAGGTGGCCACTAAAAGACAGGAAGAGCTGGAACTGCGCAAGAAACAGGAAGAGGCAGCCAGACAAAAGAAACTTCAGCAAGTT GAGGAAGAGGAGCGGCGACACCAGGAGCTGCTGGCCAAACGTAAGGCTGAAGAGGAGCGAGAGAAGGCCCGCAAACTGGCTGAGGCCACGCGTGCTCTGGAGCTGAAGAAGGAACAAGAGCGGGAGAAAGAGAAGGAGCGCGAACGAGAGAGGGAAAAAGAGAAGGAGCGGGAGAGAGAGCGGGAACGAGAAAGACAGGCTGCAGCTGAGAA AGAAAGACTAGAGAAAGAGAAGGCTATCGCTCTTCAGAAGGAACTGGAGAGGGCagccagagagaaagagaggaaggAAATGGAGGAGAAGAGGAAGATG GAAGAGCAGAGAAGGGCTGAAGAGGAGAGGGAAGCCCAACGGAAACTTGCAGCAGCCTCTGCCCCAGCGCCTCCTACAGTTACAGCACAG GTCTCTTCTGCAAAACCACAAGCAGCTAATATGCTCAACGCCACTATAACCAAGGGTTCTGCTCTAAACAAGACTGTAGATATTGAG GCCTCTCTTCTGAAAACTCCAGTTGGGAAAGGAGCTGCTCACAATAAGACCATAGATCACGGAGCTGGACTCAACGTGACCGTGGACATTGAG CAATCTCCACAGTCATACCAGATCACCCCTAAGGGCCAAAAAGTGACTGTTTTGGTGAATCCTGAAGACTATGGCATGGACCAGAACAGCGATGACTCAACAGATGATGAATCTGCGCCCAGAAAACCCATCCCGTCCTGGGCTGAGG GTATGCAGTTGCAGCAGACAATAATGAAGCACTATTATAATCCACTGGATTTGAATTCGTATTTCGGAGAACCTGAACCGCCCAAACTGGAGGCGATCTTTAAGCGGACCAAAGCTCGCTTCTTCAAGCGCACTAGCTCTGCTGTCTGGCATTCTCCACCACGTCTAGGAAATCTGGGCCATTAA
- the prnprs3 gene encoding prion protein, related sequence 3 has product MGRLTVLLLCLALVVSVVARRGGGSKSGGWGKVGGSSNKGGSSSSSSSSSSSSSSNTNKGTSSRGTQSSPGNYPRQPQVPNQNPPPYPGTGGGYPGQGRYPPAGSNPGQGYPNQGGYPNQGSYPGRGSNPAQGGYPAQGGYPAQGGYPAQGGYPAQGGYPAQGGYPQGNYPGRSGYPAQGGYPAQGGYPAQGGYPGGGSYPNRYPGGNPYPAGGSYPGYPVRGGSSPNQFGGGFAGAGAGAGAGGYPGAAQYPYWNPSNKIMSPGYGGNYGSYGQGGRSPFAQSVQNMGMAPSYKSKGFGKQAVLAAGAGAVAGMALGYGLGSFPRPRFNFHNQQEEYYYNNYMYKRYGQPPPDSNVNGNTNTQGGSPGGGLTSAGQGNVNPHDIFQNPPPQSYDSFMDKCVKRTDLLRKDPEGRSRRSTDFVEAQAAEVVEDPTGLQENSTSNNSTKERDMSVNSSSVTSHPPETPSQPQQQTQRRNAEADDDDNDTVSIMEIGYPVLIEQMKARRCVEMYMVYAEQHAEKQVQDRSNADVGTNKGSGDLPGPYGHGVMLLFASVLSLIFSSLLH; this is encoded by the coding sequence ATGGGTCGCCTAACAGTACTGTTACTCTGTCTGGCACTTGTGGTGTCAGTTGTGGCCAGACGAGGGGGTGGCAGTAAAAGCGGAGGCTGGGGCAAAGTTGGTGGAAGCTCAAACAAAGGTGGaagtagcagcagcagcagcagcagcagcagtagcagcagcagcaacacCAATAAAGGCACTTCATCTCGTGGGACACAGTCGTCCCCTGGAAACTATCCTCGCCAACCTCAAGTACCAAACCAGAATCCACCCCCCTACCCTGGTACTGGAGGCGGGTATCCCGGGCAGGGCAGATATCCACCAGCAGGCTCTAACCCAGGTCAAGGATACCCCAACCAAGGTGGATACCCAAACCAAGGCAGCTACCCAGGGCGTGGTAGTAACCCTGCCCAAGGTGGTTATCCGGCCCAAGGTGGTTATCCAGCCCAAGGTGGTTATCCGGCCCAAGGTGGTTATCCGGCCCAAGGTGGTTATCCAGCCCAAGGTGGTTATCCACAAGGTAATTACCCAGGGCGTAGTGGTTACCCTGCACAAGGTGGTTACCCTGCACAAGGTGGTTACCCAGCACAGGGTGGTTACCCAGGGGGAGGATCATATCCCAACAGATACCCTGGAGGAAATCCGTACCCAGCTGGAGGCTCTTATCCAGGTTATCCAGTCCGTGGAGGTTCCAGCCCTAATCAGTTTGGTGGAGGTTTTGCAGGAGCAGGAGCAGGTGCAGGTGCAGGTGGATATCCAGGAGCGGCACAATATCCTTACTGGAACCCCAGCAACAAAATCATGAGCCCAGGCTATGGTGGCAACTACGGTAGTTATGGGCAAGGTGGCAGATCACCTTTCGCCCAGTCAGTGCAGAACATGGGTATGGCCCCTTCATATAAATCAAAGGGATTTGGCAAGCAGGCAGTTTTGGCTGCTGGGGCTGGGGCAGTAGCCGGTATGGCTCTGGGATATGGCCTCGGAAGTTTCCCTCGCCCCCGTTTCAATTTCCACAACCAACAAGAGGAATACTACTACAATAACTACATGTACAAACGTTACGGCCAACCTCCCCCTGACAGTAACGTGAACGGGAACACTAACACTCAAGGTGGAAGCCCAGGTGGAGGATTGACCTCTGCTGGACAAGGAAACGTTAACCCTCATGACATCTTCCAGAATCCTCCACCACAGTCCTACGATAGCTTCATGGACAAGTGTGTGAAGAGAACAGACTTGCTCCGTAAGGATCCGGAAGGAAGATCAAGGAGGTCCACTGACTTCGTTGAGGCTCAAGCAGCAGAAGTAGTTGAGGATCCTACTGGTCTTCAAGAAAACAGCACGAGCAAcaacagcaccaaagaaagagACATGTCCGTAAACTCTTCATCTGTAACCTCACACCCACCCGAAACACCCAGTCAACCTCAACAACAGACGCAGAGAAGAAACGCAGAAGCTGATGATGACGACAATGACACTGTTAGCATTATGGAGATTGGCTATCCTGTGCTAATTGAGCAAATGAAAGCACGACGTTGTGTTGAGATGTACATGGTCTACGCGGAACAACATGCAGAAAAACAGGTGCAAGATCGCAGTAATGCAGATGTTGGAACCAACAAAGGTAGTGGTGACTTACCTGGACCCTATGGCCATGGAGTCATGCTACTCTTTGCTAGCGTTCTGTCACTTATCTTCAGTTCCCTTCTACACTGA